From Salvelinus namaycush isolate Seneca chromosome 24, SaNama_1.0, whole genome shotgun sequence, one genomic window encodes:
- the LOC120019512 gene encoding collagen alpha-1(X) chain-like, whose translation MDLRVTSVLLLLVALAVATPERYYHVQKVAKQQQHYPTKSHVQTVSGEPGIPGSPGEPGPMGPPGPPGNNGVGHPGQQGPPGAPGPAGYSAAGKPGNPGGPGKPGSNGMPGEKGHTGATGAMGPRGSPGSAGSPGPAGYSSAGKPGPHGLPGGMGPRGESGLKGHPGIPGLQGQKGERGVGIPGAPGANGQVGPMGPSGMPGQPGVGKSGAPGYPGESGKSGTPGRDGAPGAMGQPGPKGHNGNPGVGAPGKSGENGSPGMPGNMGPKGPQGHAGQPGAPGLPGVGKPGANGMPGDRGSPGTSGTTGQKGEPGPTGYTGATGATGLMGPAGPQGARGFQGEPGMQGSKGDVGMLGAPGAKGTKGDQGHQGYAGKAGIPGAAGPPGATGATGHQGNKGAQGHAGSPGQPGSNGLAGAKGHPGTPGGPGKPGESGIQGTRGPVGPSGPAGQAGLRGHAGLPGAPGPAGQMAKGMSGPMGPPGAPGSRGHDGNPGAMGPPGPPGPPGEMVYHHEKSMPIKSHEIMMPHEMMKAPMSAFSAVLTMAYPSAGSPVPFNQIIYNGEQHYDPQTGIFSCQVPGLYYFSYHMHVNGANALVALYKNGEPIMFSYDEYNKGFLDQLSGSTVLMLNAHDQVYIQVPDEETNGVFAADNVHCSFTGFLIAST comes from the coding sequence CTGTTTCAGGTGAGCCAGGTATTCCCGGATCCCCTGGTGAGCCAGGACCTATGGGCCCCCCTGGGCCTCCCGGCAATAACGGCGTGGGACATCCTGGACAACAGGGCCCACCCGGGGCCCCCGGACCCGCTGGCTACTCCGCAGCTGGCAAGCCTGGCAATCCAGGTGGTCCTGGGAAACCAGGTAGTAATGGAATGCCCGGTGAGAAGGGTCATACTGGTGCAACTGGAGCCATGGGTCCAAGAGGATCCCCCGGTTCCGCTGGAAGCCCAGGACCTGCTGGATACTCTTCTGCTGGCAAACCTGGCCCACACGGTCTGCCCGGAGGCATGGGGCCAAGGGGTGAGAGTGGACTTAAAGGACATCCAGGTATCCCTGGTCTGCAAGGacaaaagggagagaggggagttggTATTCCTGGGGCACCAGGTGCAAACGGTCAAGTGGGCCCAATGGGACCCTCTGGTATGCCAGGGCAACCCGGAGTTGGTAAGTCTGGTGCCCCTGGATACCCTGGGGAGTCTGGGAAGTCAGGTACTCCAGGTAGGGATGGAGCTCCAGGAGCTATGGGTCAGCCAGGGCCAAAGGGCCACAATGGAAACCCTGGGGTAGGAGCACCAGGAAAATCAGGTGAGAATGGCAGTCCAGGTATGCCTGGAAATATGGGACCTAAAGGTCCCCAGGGACATGCCGGACAACCAGGTGCACCTGGCTTACCAGGAGTTGGTAAACCAGGAGCTAATGGCATGCCAGGTGACAGAGGATCACCCGGTACATCAGGAACCACCGGTCAGAAAGGAGAGCCAGGGCCAACAGGTTACACTGGGGCAACAGGTGCTACTGGCCTTATGGGTCCAGCTGGGCCACAGGGTGCTAGAGGATTCCAGGGAGAACCAGGTATGCAGGGATCTAAAGGAGATGTCGGCATGCTGGGAGCTCCAGGGGCAAAGGGAACCAAGGGGGATCAGGGACATCAGGGTTACGCAGGGAAGGCAGGTATCCCCGGGGCAGCAGGCCCACCTGGTGCAACCGGCGCTACAGGACATCAGGGTAACAAGGGAGCTCAGGGCCATGCTGGCTCTCCTGGTCAGCCAGGTTCAAATGGGCTTGCAGGAGCAAAGGGACACCCAGGCACACCTGGAGGCCCAGGAAAACCAGGCGAGAGCGGCATCCAAGGAACAAGAGGACCAGTGGGGCCTTCAGGTCCAGCAGGTCAAGCAGGTCTTAGGGGTCACGCAGGTCTTCCCGGTGCACCCGGCCCAGCTGGCCAGATGGCCAAGGGAATGTCTGGTCCTATGGGTCCACCTGGAGCTCCTGGTTCCAGAGGTCACGATGGTAACCCAGGTGCTATGGGACCTCCTGGCCCACCTGGTCCCCCTGGTGAGATGGTCTACCATCACGAGAAGAGCATGCCCATCAAGTCCCATGAGATTATGATGCCTCATGAGATGATGAAGGCCCCTATGTCCGCCTTCAGCGCTGTTCTGACGATGGCTTACCCATCTGCGGGTTCACCCGTTCCATTCAACCAGATTATTTACAATGGGGAGCAGCACTATGACCCCCAGACTGGCATCTTCTCCTGCCAGGTACCAGGTCTCTACTACTTCTCCTACCATATGCATGTTAACGGTGCTAATGCATTGGTGGCACTGTACAAAAATGGTGAGCCAATCATGTTCTCATACGATGAGTACAACAAGGGCTTCTTGGATCAGTTATCTGGCAGCACTGTACTTATGCTGAATGCCCATGACCAAGTCTACATTCAGGTCCCTGATGAGGAGACCAATGGTGTCTTTGCTGCTGACAATGTTCACTGCTCTTTCACTGGGTTCCTGATTGCCTCAACGTGA